The following are encoded together in the Acetobacter vaccinii genome:
- a CDS encoding class I fructose-bisphosphate aldolase — protein MTLTPQVKAILNNYESDNPGTKMNLARLLNAGRLGGTGKLVILPVDQGFEHGPARSFAPNPAAYDPHYHIELAVEAGLSGYAAPLGMLECAAASHAGEIPLILKCNSSNSLATEKDQAVTGTVADALRLGCSGIGFTIYPGSEYCFDQMEELRELASEAKAAGLAVILWSYPRGPGLDKKAETAVDVCAYAAHMAALCGAHIIKVKPPTDVVALDANRPSYEKNDIDISTLPARIRHVVQSSFAGRRIVIFSGGEHTGTDNLLTTIKGINDGGGFGSIIGRNVFQRSKPEALALLDQIISIFKN, from the coding sequence ATGACACTTACCCCTCAGGTCAAGGCCATTCTCAACAACTACGAGAGCGATAACCCCGGCACCAAAATGAACCTGGCCCGGCTGCTCAACGCAGGCCGTCTGGGTGGCACCGGCAAGCTCGTGATCCTGCCGGTCGATCAGGGGTTTGAGCATGGCCCGGCCCGCTCCTTCGCGCCGAACCCCGCTGCATACGACCCGCACTACCACATTGAACTGGCTGTCGAAGCCGGGCTGAGCGGTTATGCCGCACCGCTGGGCATGCTCGAATGTGCTGCGGCATCCCACGCTGGGGAAATCCCGCTTATTCTCAAGTGCAACAGCTCCAACAGCCTTGCGACCGAGAAAGACCAGGCCGTGACCGGCACCGTGGCCGATGCGCTGCGTCTGGGTTGCTCGGGCATTGGGTTTACCATCTATCCGGGGTCTGAATACTGCTTCGACCAGATGGAAGAACTGCGCGAACTGGCGTCCGAAGCCAAGGCCGCTGGCCTTGCCGTGATCCTGTGGAGCTATCCGCGTGGCCCCGGTCTGGACAAGAAGGCCGAAACCGCGGTTGACGTGTGCGCTTATGCGGCCCACATGGCGGCGCTGTGCGGCGCGCACATCATCAAGGTCAAGCCGCCGACCGATGTTGTCGCTCTGGACGCCAACCGTCCGTCCTATGAAAAGAACGACATTGACATTTCCACCCTGCCGGCCCGGATCCGTCATGTTGTGCAGTCCAGCTTTGCTGGCCGCCGGATTGTCATTTTCTCGGGTGGTGAACACACCGGGACCGATAACCTGCTGACCACCATCAAGGGCATCAACGACGGTGGCGGCTTTGGTTCCATCATTGGCCGTAACGTGTTTCAGCGTTCCAAGCCGGAAGCTCTGGCCCTGCTGGACCAGATCATTTCCATCTTCAAGAACTAA
- a CDS encoding TIGR00282 family metallophosphoesterase, producing the protein MRLLFLGDIVGRSGREAVISRVPDLRRTLALDLVVVNAENASHGFGLSPAIGTSLLECGVDVITLGNHAWDRRDLIGHIDTQPRIIRPINYPPGTPGQGSVVVELADGRKTLVVNAMGRLFMEPLDDPFRSLNELLTKHRLGATVQAIVVDIHAEATSEKWALGHMLDGRVSLVVGTHTHTPTADHRILAAGTAFQTDAGMCGDYDSVIGMGKDAAVTRFVRKMPTDRLQPAEGEATVCGLMVETDDRTGLARRMAPLRLGGLLAQTQPDF; encoded by the coding sequence ATGAGACTCCTTTTTCTGGGCGACATTGTCGGCCGCAGCGGGCGCGAAGCCGTGATCAGCCGGGTGCCCGACCTGCGCCGGACGCTGGCGCTGGACCTGGTGGTGGTCAACGCTGAAAACGCAAGCCATGGGTTTGGCCTGTCCCCTGCTATTGGCACGTCGCTGCTGGAATGCGGGGTGGATGTGATTACCCTTGGCAACCATGCCTGGGACAGGCGCGACCTGATCGGCCATATTGACACCCAGCCCCGTATTATCCGCCCCATCAACTACCCACCCGGCACACCCGGACAGGGCAGCGTGGTGGTTGAACTGGCTGATGGCCGCAAGACACTTGTGGTCAACGCCATGGGCCGCCTGTTTATGGAACCGCTGGACGACCCCTTCCGCAGCCTGAACGAACTGCTGACCAAGCACCGGCTAGGTGCGACAGTGCAGGCCATTGTGGTAGATATCCACGCCGAAGCCACCAGTGAGAAATGGGCGCTGGGCCATATGCTTGATGGCCGTGTCTCCCTTGTGGTTGGCACGCACACACATACCCCCACGGCAGACCACCGTATTCTGGCGGCTGGCACGGCCTTTCAGACCGATGCAGGCATGTGTGGGGATTATGACAGTGTCATTGGCATGGGCAAGGATGCCGCCGTGACCCGCTTTGTGCGCAAAATGCCCACCGACCGCCTGCAACCTGCTGAAGGGGAGGCAACCGTCTGCGGTCTTATGGTAGAAACAGATGACCGCACCGGGCTGGCACGCCGTATGGCCCCGCTGCGGCTTGGCGGACTGCTGGCGCAGACCCAGCCGGATTTCTGA
- a CDS encoding lysine-2,3-aminomutase-like protein: MSLPVKPPLSPGRTLRTPEDLVAAGLVPADQHRMLEAVAQQYATAIPPAFLDLIEQPDDPIGVQVVPSGLELEVTQAERSDPIGDDALSPVPGIVHRYADRALLKPLLVCPLYCRFCFRREHVGPDGGVLDDVALNTALDWLRTHTQIREVILTGGDPLMLSARRLASIMQALESMAHVTTIRLHTRVPVAAPERVTDAVLDALESNKAVWMAVHINHARELSPAARQSLGRIMRRGIPLLGQSVLLRGVNDSEQALEDLFRAMVESRMRPYYLHQLDPAPGTARFHVPVQEGQRLLAGLRGRVTGLAWPLYVLDIPGGHGKVPLGPEYVEGPLRVRDPAGNPHDLARL, encoded by the coding sequence ATGTCTTTACCGGTCAAGCCCCCATTATCCCCCGGCAGAACGCTCCGCACCCCAGAGGACCTGGTGGCGGCAGGGCTGGTGCCTGCCGACCAGCACAGAATGCTGGAGGCCGTTGCCCAGCAGTATGCAACGGCGATCCCGCCAGCCTTTCTGGACCTGATCGAGCAGCCTGATGATCCCATTGGTGTGCAGGTTGTGCCATCGGGGCTGGAATTGGAGGTCACTCAGGCAGAACGCTCTGACCCGATCGGGGACGACGCCCTGTCCCCCGTGCCAGGCATTGTGCACCGTTATGCCGACCGCGCCTTGCTTAAGCCCCTGCTTGTCTGTCCGCTATACTGCCGCTTCTGTTTCCGGCGGGAACATGTGGGGCCGGATGGTGGCGTGCTGGATGACGTCGCATTAAACACGGCGCTGGACTGGTTGCGCACACACACCCAGATTCGCGAAGTGATTCTGACAGGGGGTGACCCGCTGATGCTGTCGGCCCGCAGGCTGGCCAGCATCATGCAGGCGCTGGAGAGCATGGCGCATGTGACCACCATCCGCCTGCACACCCGTGTGCCTGTAGCTGCGCCGGAGCGGGTGACGGATGCCGTGCTGGATGCGCTGGAGAGCAACAAGGCGGTCTGGATGGCGGTACATATCAACCACGCGCGGGAACTGTCACCTGCCGCACGGCAGAGCCTTGGGCGTATTATGCGCCGTGGTATTCCCCTGCTCGGGCAGTCGGTACTGCTGCGTGGCGTGAATGATAGCGAACAGGCGCTGGAAGACCTGTTCCGCGCCATGGTGGAAAGCCGCATGCGGCCCTATTACCTGCACCAGCTAGACCCGGCCCCCGGCACCGCGCGCTTTCATGTGCCTGTGCAGGAGGGGCAGCGCCTTCTGGCCGGGTTGCGTGGGCGTGTGACTGGTCTGGCCTGGCCCCTGTATGTGCTGGACATACCCGGAGGGCACGGCAAAGTGCCGCTGGGGCCGGAGTATGTGGAAGGGCCATTGCGTGTGCGTGACCCCGCAGGCAACCCGCATGATCTGGCGCGGCTATAG
- the dinB gene encoding DNA polymerase IV yields MTLQIRRIIHIDMDAFYASVEQRDAPALKGRPVAVGHCRERGVVAAASYEARIFGVRSAMPSLLALRRCPHLVFVPPRFEVYRAVSAHIHSIFARYTPLIQPLSLDEAYLDVTRPLIRRPSATAIAEDIRAAILAETGLTASAGISYNKFLAKLASDHRKPNGQFVIPPGAGENFVAALPVGTFHGIGPATARRMNALGIETGADLRAFPLATLQRHFGKAAAFYHGIAHGQDERPVEVNRPRKSLGKETTFIQDLHTRQDLETALQELATKVWAGCEKRELSGRTITLKLRHADFTQITRASSITQPLTDAGELLRVSMSLLRPLLPLRTGVRLLGITVSALCHPPGPEEPRQLSLLG; encoded by the coding sequence ATGACACTCCAGATCCGCCGTATCATCCACATCGACATGGACGCCTTTTATGCGTCGGTTGAGCAGCGCGATGCCCCAGCCCTGAAAGGGCGGCCCGTGGCTGTCGGCCACTGCCGCGAACGTGGCGTTGTAGCCGCTGCCAGTTATGAGGCCCGTATTTTTGGGGTGCGCTCGGCCATGCCATCCCTTCTGGCCCTGCGCCGTTGCCCGCATCTGGTATTTGTCCCTCCACGGTTTGAGGTCTACCGCGCCGTTTCGGCGCATATTCACAGCATTTTTGCCCGCTATACGCCTCTGATCCAGCCGCTTTCCCTCGATGAAGCCTATCTGGATGTCACACGCCCCCTCATACGCCGCCCATCAGCCACGGCCATTGCCGAGGACATCCGCGCCGCGATTCTGGCTGAGACAGGCCTTACGGCTTCGGCCGGTATTTCCTACAACAAGTTTCTGGCCAAGCTGGCGTCTGACCACCGCAAACCCAATGGGCAGTTTGTGATCCCCCCCGGTGCGGGTGAAAATTTTGTCGCAGCCCTCCCTGTCGGCACTTTCCACGGTATTGGCCCTGCAACAGCACGGCGCATGAATGCTCTGGGAATCGAAACCGGGGCCGACCTGCGGGCTTTTCCCCTCGCCACGCTGCAACGGCATTTTGGCAAGGCCGCCGCGTTCTATCACGGCATTGCCCACGGGCAGGACGAGCGCCCTGTCGAGGTCAACCGCCCGCGCAAATCACTGGGCAAGGAAACAACCTTCATCCAGGACCTGCATACCCGTCAGGACCTGGAAACAGCCCTGCAAGAGCTGGCCACAAAGGTCTGGGCCGGATGTGAAAAACGCGAACTGTCCGGCCGCACCATTACGCTCAAACTCCGCCATGCGGATTTTACCCAGATCACACGCGCCAGTTCCATCACCCAGCCACTGACTGACGCGGGCGAACTGCTCCGGGTGAGCATGAGCCTGCTCCGCCCCCTGCTGCCCCTACGAACGGGCGTGCGGTTGCTGGGGATTACAGTCTCCGCCCTGTGCCACCCTCCCGGCCCGGAGGAACCCCGCCAGCTATCGCTGTTGGGGTGA
- a CDS encoding quinone-dependent dihydroorotate dehydrogenase, with the protein MSALTSLSLPLLRRLDPEAAHELALDALTLGVSVPLRRPEDDPALATRALGLRFSNPIGIAAGFDKNARVLRPMARIGFGFVEAGTVTPRPQAGNPKPRLFRLEEDRAVINRMGFNNQGIDRFAVRLARLSRPLPSGRGGGAGVPVGANIGINKTGADPERDYPALVARVKPYVHYIVLNVSSPNTPGLRGLQDAARLKGILDAIAARHPERPPLLVKLAPDLEDDAIPAIVEAAVAGGAQGLIVSNTTLARPLNLQSSNKGETGGLSGRPLAPRAIAMLRLVAQVAAGRLALVACGGIESGHDILERIRSGADLVQVYTAFAYEGPALVGRLKREMLSIMRHQGIESLDDIRGTAL; encoded by the coding sequence ATGTCCGCACTCACATCCCTTTCCCTGCCGCTGCTGCGCCGCCTAGATCCGGAAGCAGCGCATGAGCTTGCCCTGGATGCCCTGACCCTGGGCGTATCCGTTCCGCTGCGCCGCCCGGAGGACGACCCCGCCCTGGCAACGCGTGCCCTTGGTTTGCGGTTTTCCAACCCCATTGGCATTGCGGCGGGCTTTGACAAAAATGCCCGTGTCCTGCGGCCCATGGCGCGTATTGGCTTTGGGTTTGTTGAAGCGGGAACCGTGACCCCACGCCCGCAGGCCGGGAATCCAAAGCCCCGCCTGTTCCGGCTGGAAGAGGACAGGGCCGTTATCAACCGCATGGGCTTTAACAATCAGGGGATCGACCGTTTTGCGGTTCGTCTGGCCCGGTTGTCCCGGCCGCTGCCATCGGGGCGTGGTGGTGGCGCTGGTGTGCCTGTGGGGGCCAATATCGGTATTAACAAGACTGGGGCCGATCCCGAGCGCGATTACCCGGCTCTGGTGGCACGGGTAAAGCCGTATGTACACTATATTGTGCTCAATGTGTCCTCACCCAACACACCGGGTCTGCGCGGCTTGCAGGATGCTGCCCGCCTGAAGGGGATTCTCGACGCCATTGCTGCCCGTCATCCCGAACGTCCGCCCCTGCTGGTCAAGCTGGCACCGGACCTGGAGGATGATGCCATTCCCGCTATTGTTGAAGCCGCAGTGGCAGGAGGCGCACAGGGGCTGATTGTCAGCAACACCACGCTGGCCCGCCCGCTTAATCTGCAAAGCTCCAATAAGGGTGAGACTGGCGGCCTGTCCGGGCGGCCACTGGCCCCACGTGCCATTGCCATGCTGCGGCTGGTAGCGCAGGTGGCAGCCGGGCGGCTTGCTCTGGTGGCCTGCGGCGGTATTGAAAGCGGGCACGATATTCTCGAACGTATCCGCTCCGGTGCGGATCTGGTGCAGGTGTACACGGCTTTTGCCTATGAGGGGCCTGCTCTTGTCGGGCGTCTCAAGCGCGAGATGCTGTCCATCATGCGGCATCAGGGGATTGAGAGCCTGGATGACATTCGGGGCACAGCATTATGA
- a CDS encoding 5-formyltetrahydrofolate cyclo-ligase, whose amino-acid sequence MVAPLPPATQGDPPDIAASKVALRKHCAAALRARDVTRDSAIADRLMQLLQPRPGQIIAGVWPLPDEVDLRPLCHRLHAAGAVLVLPETPPRGNPLIFRRWSPDCTMLSGRFGTQHPEGDCLAPQTVLVPLLGFDRAGNRLGYGGGYYDRTLATLPDAARIGYAPSTQEVESLPAGPHDQPLSCIVTEKETLRFD is encoded by the coding sequence ATGGTGGCTCCGCTCCCCCCTGCTACGCAGGGTGATCCCCCCGACATTGCTGCCAGCAAGGTGGCCTTACGCAAGCACTGTGCTGCGGCCCTGCGTGCCCGCGACGTAACGCGCGATTCCGCCATAGCCGACAGGCTGATGCAGCTTTTACAGCCCAGACCCGGCCAGATCATCGCCGGTGTGTGGCCCCTGCCTGACGAGGTGGACCTACGCCCGCTATGCCACAGGCTACATGCCGCCGGAGCTGTGCTGGTGCTGCCAGAAACACCACCCCGTGGTAACCCCCTGATTTTCCGTCGTTGGAGCCCGGACTGCACCATGCTGTCCGGCCGCTTTGGCACCCAGCACCCAGAGGGCGACTGCCTTGCCCCGCAGACTGTTCTGGTCCCTTTGCTGGGGTTTGACAGAGCTGGTAACAGGCTTGGTTATGGCGGCGGCTATTACGACCGCACCCTGGCCACCCTGCCTGACGCTGCGCGAATCGGTTATGCTCCCTCCACGCAGGAAGTCGAGAGCCTGCCCGCAGGCCCGCATGACCAACCCCTGTCGTGCATCGTAACCGAAAAGGAGACATTGCGTTTTGACTAA
- the epmA gene encoding EF-P lysine aminoacylase EpmA produces MSVSATPLVPSVGPDPLRIRDRMPHLIRRGLVMRACRAFLESRGCMEVETPYAVPTPGEEVHLLPFGTEYETPEGTQHRLFLHTSPEFAMKRIVAATGLPVFQFARVWRNAEGSRLHAPEFTMLEWYRPHLGLDGLMDETEALLRAVLPPTVHYGTTTLDLTQPFERLSMADAFQRHAGCDLLATQGDAHKLALAAHCPLREGESWEDLFFRLLLERIEPAIGRTRPTFLTHWPASQAALACKAPHDPRVALRFELYAAGMELANAFEELTDPTEQRTRFEADRALRQQLYPQRTDWPMDDALLDALPHMPPCSGIALGFDRLVMLACATPRIQDVLWMGGHSATLL; encoded by the coding sequence ATGTCGGTATCTGCAACACCCCTTGTCCCCTCCGTCGGGCCAGACCCGCTCCGTATTCGTGACCGTATGCCCCATCTGATACGGCGGGGACTGGTCATGCGCGCCTGCCGCGCCTTTTTGGAAAGCCGTGGCTGCATGGAGGTGGAAACACCCTATGCCGTGCCCACACCGGGGGAGGAGGTCCACCTTCTGCCCTTTGGCACCGAGTATGAAACGCCCGAGGGCACACAGCACCGGCTCTTCCTGCACACCAGCCCGGAATTTGCGATGAAGCGGATTGTCGCCGCAACGGGCCTGCCTGTTTTCCAGTTCGCCCGTGTCTGGCGCAATGCGGAGGGCAGCCGCCTGCATGCCCCGGAATTTACCATGCTGGAATGGTACCGCCCCCACCTAGGACTGGATGGGCTGATGGATGAGACTGAAGCCCTGCTCCGGGCTGTTCTCCCCCCCACCGTGCATTATGGCACCACCACACTGGACCTGACCCAACCCTTTGAGCGGTTAAGCATGGCCGATGCTTTTCAGCGCCACGCCGGGTGTGACCTGCTGGCCACCCAGGGTGATGCCCATAAGCTGGCTCTTGCCGCCCACTGCCCCCTGCGTGAAGGAGAAAGCTGGGAGGACCTGTTTTTCCGCCTGCTGCTGGAACGGATAGAGCCTGCCATAGGCCGCACACGCCCGACATTTCTGACCCACTGGCCTGCAAGCCAGGCAGCTCTGGCCTGCAAAGCCCCCCACGACCCACGCGTGGCCCTGCGGTTTGAACTCTACGCCGCAGGCATGGAACTGGCCAACGCGTTTGAGGAACTGACAGACCCCACCGAACAGCGCACCCGGTTTGAGGCCGACCGTGCTCTACGCCAGCAGCTTTACCCCCAGCGCACCGACTGGCCGATGGACGATGCCCTGCTGGACGCCCTGCCCCATATGCCCCCATGCTCGGGCATTGCTCTGGGGTTTGACCGTCTGGTCATGCTGGCCTGCGCAACCCCACGCATACAGGATGTCTTGTGGATGGGCGGCCACTCTGCAACACTCCTGTAA
- a CDS encoding thiamine phosphate synthase, producing MVCELYPATPLLEDTAGFIPVLERALACCQPAALLLRLAPMPDIQAEAQLSLIQPIIQDRGIALMLEDRPELARQAGCDGVHLSPDYRAHSVAEVRRLLGDTLQLGVGVGASRDSAMRAGEDGADYICFAPEADAGADGLGQVVALAQWWVMMMELPVVACAHDPEQIAALVGSGADFVMPDTQWWDNPVSLPG from the coding sequence ATGGTATGTGAACTTTATCCCGCAACACCTCTCCTTGAGGATACAGCGGGTTTCATACCTGTGCTGGAGCGCGCTCTGGCGTGCTGCCAGCCTGCGGCCCTGCTGCTGCGGCTGGCCCCGATGCCTGACATCCAGGCCGAGGCCCAGCTCAGCCTGATCCAGCCGATCATTCAGGACCGGGGCATTGCCCTGATGCTAGAAGACAGGCCGGAACTGGCACGGCAGGCCGGGTGCGATGGGGTACATCTGAGCCCCGACTATCGCGCCCATTCAGTGGCCGAGGTTCGCCGCCTGTTGGGGGATACCCTGCAACTGGGCGTTGGCGTGGGTGCAAGCCGCGACAGCGCCATGCGTGCGGGAGAGGACGGAGCAGACTATATCTGCTTCGCCCCCGAGGCGGACGCCGGGGCGGATGGGTTGGGTCAGGTTGTCGCTCTGGCCCAGTGGTGGGTGATGATGATGGAACTGCCGGTTGTGGCCTGTGCCCACGACCCGGAACAGATTGCCGCCCTTGTCGGCAGCGGGGCAGATTTTGTCATGCCCGATACCCAGTGGTGGGATAACCCTGTCAGCCTGCCGGGCTGA
- a CDS encoding metal ABC transporter permease translates to MLHYEFMRAAFAAAFLVSAVCGPVGWFLVLRGQGFASHALAHVGFAGAAAALLAGQPALLGFGAGSVVSGVAMGVAGGRVMGRDVMIGLVLSLAMGTGALCLHFLTRSASAATTLLFGDILGISPSMVWTLLLLSLACLGALACMARPLLFATLQPEVAEARGVPLRLMDIMFLALVAVATAECAQITGVLLVFTLMIAPAAAIVRLGVGPVGGMVASAGLAVVESWVGLVLSWYTGWPAVFWIAVLGCTGFGLALGLAHMRQRSMR, encoded by the coding sequence ATGCTGCATTACGAATTTATGAGGGCGGCGTTTGCCGCAGCCTTTCTGGTGTCTGCTGTGTGCGGGCCGGTTGGTTGGTTTCTGGTTTTGCGTGGGCAGGGGTTTGCCAGCCATGCGCTGGCCCATGTCGGCTTTGCCGGGGCGGCGGCGGCTTTGCTGGCCGGGCAGCCTGCCCTGCTGGGCTTCGGGGCTGGGTCTGTCGTCAGCGGTGTTGCCATGGGGGTTGCGGGCGGGCGTGTCATGGGGCGCGATGTCATGATCGGCCTTGTGCTGTCGCTTGCCATGGGTACGGGGGCCTTATGCCTGCACTTTCTTACCCGCTCGGCCAGTGCTGCAACCACGCTGCTGTTTGGTGACATTCTGGGCATTAGCCCCAGCATGGTGTGGACATTGCTGCTGCTGTCGCTGGCCTGCCTTGGGGCGCTGGCCTGTATGGCCCGGCCTTTACTGTTTGCAACCTTGCAGCCAGAGGTGGCCGAGGCCAGAGGTGTCCCCCTGCGGCTGATGGACATCATGTTTCTGGCTCTGGTGGCCGTGGCAACGGCGGAATGCGCGCAAATAACAGGTGTGCTGCTGGTGTTTACGCTCATGATCGCCCCTGCGGCTGCGATTGTCAGGCTGGGGGTGGGGCCTGTTGGAGGCATGGTGGCCTCGGCCGGTCTGGCGGTTGTTGAGTCGTGGGTGGGGCTGGTGCTGTCGTGGTACACAGGCTGGCCAGCGGTTTTCTGGATTGCGGTTCTGGGCTGCACGGGCTTTGGTCTGGCGCTGGGACTTGCCCACATGCGCCAGCGCAGCATGCGCTGA
- a CDS encoding fasciclin domain-containing protein gives MPRSMPPLTRHNTRLATGLLLVLSGMAAGCTHQPDARQDIYTTPTASCARMLPTVTGTRTYTPANHTGADDLRASPDSAVAYPNPQTPAFCDRPLSETLRASIEMANYSRVLEKAGLLSLLQQNGPFTVFGIPNSALESYAAPQTSGIPDTLVAQARAIGAYSIVPGRWTQARIRAAVLASPSHQAHLPTLDGAGILARLDATTGQIILENGHGVSTRLWVVDVPQSNGILYFTQGLLPPPSARADHS, from the coding sequence ATGCCCCGCTCTATGCCCCCGCTGACCCGCCACAACACCCGCCTTGCTACGGGCCTGTTGCTGGTTCTGTCAGGCATGGCTGCGGGCTGCACACATCAGCCTGACGCCCGGCAGGATATTTACACCACACCCACAGCATCCTGCGCGCGCATGCTGCCAACCGTTACGGGCACCCGCACCTATACCCCGGCCAACCACACCGGGGCGGACGACCTGCGGGCCAGCCCCGACAGTGCCGTGGCCTACCCCAACCCGCAAACACCCGCCTTTTGCGACCGTCCCCTGTCGGAAACCCTGCGTGCCTCCATAGAAATGGCCAACTATAGCCGCGTGCTGGAAAAAGCAGGGCTTTTATCCCTGCTCCAGCAGAATGGGCCGTTTACCGTCTTTGGCATTCCCAACAGCGCGCTGGAAAGCTACGCCGCACCGCAGACCTCGGGCATACCGGACACACTGGTGGCACAGGCCCGCGCCATAGGGGCCTATTCCATTGTGCCGGGCCGGTGGACACAGGCGCGTATTCGGGCCGCAGTGCTGGCAAGCCCCAGCCATCAGGCTCATTTACCTACGCTCGATGGCGCAGGCATTCTGGCAAGGCTGGATGCCACAACCGGGCAGATCATACTGGAAAATGGGCATGGTGTGTCGACACGGCTCTGGGTCGTGGACGTGCCGCAGTCAAACGGCATTCTGTACTTTACGCAGGGGCTTCTGCCGCCCCCCAGCGCCCGCGCAGACCATAGCTGA
- a CDS encoding metal ABC transporter ATP-binding protein, translating to MSSPMLQACSLTVLRGGRKVLDSVSFDIPAGSFVGVLGGNGAGKTSLFRAILGLEALAGGQVLVGGQIRLPGRNPVGYMPQIRGLVAGQLSGWHMVATALDGAAWGLPWYGKVARSKVDAALAAVDAQDLAHRPVASLSGGERQRLLLAQALLNDPRILLLDEPLASLDPARMRDTVRRIHALAQARGLTVLMSTHDINPMQGFMDHVLYLAQGKALLGTVDEVMTTHALTALYGAPVEVVQAGGRLFVVAEGGGDTLHSCDCGGVAG from the coding sequence ATGAGTTCTCCAATGTTGCAGGCCTGTAGCCTGACGGTGCTGCGTGGCGGGCGCAAGGTGCTGGACTCGGTCAGCTTTGATATCCCAGCTGGGAGTTTTGTTGGCGTTCTGGGGGGTAATGGCGCGGGTAAAACCTCGCTATTTCGGGCGATTCTGGGGTTGGAGGCTCTGGCCGGAGGGCAGGTGCTGGTTGGCGGACAGATTCGTCTGCCAGGGCGTAACCCGGTTGGCTATATGCCCCAGATTCGCGGGCTGGTTGCGGGCCAGTTAAGCGGCTGGCACATGGTGGCAACAGCGCTTGATGGCGCAGCTTGGGGTCTGCCATGGTACGGTAAGGTGGCTCGCAGCAAGGTGGATGCCGCATTGGCGGCGGTGGATGCCCAAGACCTCGCCCACCGGCCCGTTGCCTCCCTGTCCGGCGGGGAAAGGCAGCGGCTCTTGCTGGCTCAGGCGCTACTGAACGACCCCCGTATTCTGCTGCTGGATGAACCTCTGGCCAGCCTTGACCCCGCCCGTATGCGTGACACCGTACGGCGTATTCATGCGCTGGCGCAGGCCAGAGGGCTGACGGTGCTCATGTCCACGCATGACATCAATCCCATGCAGGGTTTTATGGATCATGTTCTGTATCTTGCGCAGGGCAAGGCGCTGCTTGGCACGGTGGATGAGGTTATGACCACCCACGCCCTGACGGCCTTGTATGGCGCACCGGTTGAAGTTGTGCAGGCTGGTGGCCGCCTGTTTGTGGTGGCGGAAGGGGGGGGCGATACCCTGCATTCCTGCGACTGTGGGGGCGTGGCCGGGTAA
- a CDS encoding TIGR01459 family HAD-type hydrolase, which produces MSTHTPLAILPGLSALADRYDGYIVDLWGTVHNGVVPFEGAIACLEALRRAGKKIVMLSNAPRPAHVVVGQLEGFGVSRDLHDGVMTSGEETHRLLLERTDPWFARLGQAALHIGGTHDLALYEKLNIQRVSTPEEADFIVNTGPDLERGVASLDPYLPELRASLARQLPMICANPDRVVVKGGQRQICAGALAAFYEEQGGDVRWIGKPYPTVYEPVFTMLGVPRDRILAIGDALETDVKGAAAAGVDSLWVLGGIHQEMIGNDAALADAEARSAGLSPVAAVPRLVW; this is translated from the coding sequence ATGAGCACACACACACCGCTGGCTATTCTGCCCGGCCTGTCGGCTCTGGCCGACAGGTATGATGGTTATATTGTTGATCTATGGGGCACCGTGCATAACGGCGTGGTGCCGTTTGAGGGTGCGATTGCCTGCCTTGAGGCATTGCGTCGGGCTGGCAAGAAAATTGTCATGCTGTCCAACGCCCCGCGTCCGGCCCATGTTGTGGTCGGGCAGCTTGAAGGCTTTGGCGTATCCCGCGACCTGCATGACGGCGTGATGACCAGTGGTGAGGAAACACATCGGCTTTTGCTGGAGCGGACCGACCCCTGGTTTGCCCGTCTGGGTCAGGCGGCACTGCATATTGGCGGCACGCATGATCTGGCTTTGTATGAAAAGCTGAACATCCAGCGTGTTTCCACCCCCGAAGAGGCCGACTTTATCGTTAACACCGGGCCTGATCTGGAGCGGGGTGTGGCATCGCTGGACCCGTACCTGCCAGAACTGCGGGCCAGCCTTGCCCGGCAACTGCCCATGATCTGCGCCAACCCGGACAGGGTTGTGGTCAAGGGTGGGCAGCGGCAGATCTGTGCCGGGGCATTGGCCGCGTTTTATGAGGAACAGGGCGGGGACGTCCGTTGGATCGGCAAGCCCTATCCGACAGTGTACGAGCCCGTATTCACCATGCTTGGTGTGCCGCGTGATCGTATCCTGGCCATTGGTGACGCGCTGGAAACCGATGTAAAAGGGGCCGCCGCCGCCGGTGTGGACAGCCTGTGGGTGCTGGGTGGCATCCATCAGGAAATGATCGGGAATGACGCAGCACTGGCTGATGCCGAGGCCCGTTCTGCCGGTCTATCCCCCGTGGCTGCTGTGCCGCGCCTGGTGTGGTAA